GAAAGCGGTCTGAGAAGTAAAGAGCTACACCCAGGCCTACAGTGAGCAAGCCCATAATAATTAAAATTTTTCCTATCTGGCTTAAGTCATTTTGCATAAACTATGAGTAAAAAAGGTCAAGCAGGTAAAGTCTATTTAATACCAATCATTATAGCTAACGATACGCAAGATGATTGTTTACCAACTTCTGTAAAAGCTACTGCTAACATTCTTGACTATTTTTTGGTAGAAAACGTTCGTACGGCACGCAGATTTTTGAGTGCGCTAGGAGTAGAAAAAAGTATAAGCGACCTGCATTTTGAAGAATTAAACAAGCGGACAAATGCTGAAGATATAAAAAGGCTTTTCGGTCCGGTAATGGAAGGTAAAAGCGTAGGGGTTATGTCAGAAGCAGGTTGTCCGGGAGTGGCTGATCCGGGTTCTATGGCAGTAAGCTATGCGCATGAGCACGGCATACAAGTAGTTCCTTTAGTAGGACCTTCTTCGTTTTTGCTGGCACTTATGGCTTCTGGTTTCAATGGACAGTCTTTTGCTTTTCATGGTTATCTGCCTATAGATAAAACAGAGAGGGCAAAAGCAATAAAAAAACTAGAAAAGCAAGCTCAAGAGCAAGCGCAGACTCAGATTTTTATGGAAACGCCTTATCGAAACAATAAGCTGCTGGATGCCGTTCTGAGTAATTGCCGGCCTTCTACAAAGCTTTGTATAGCGAAAGGAATTACCGGTGCGGAGGAGTTTATCAAAACACAGAGCGTTTCAGACTGGAAGAGAAGCAAGCCCGATTTACACAAGGTTCCTACAGTTTTTTTGATGAATGCCTAAAGTCATAATATTAACGTATAAGGTTTCAGATTAAGCCGAAATACATAAATTTGTAACAGTTGTAGTCAATATAAATCTTTAATTTATGTCTTATCTATTTACCTCAGAATCTGTTTCTGAAGGTCATCCCGATAAAGTTGCTGATCAGATCTCTGATGCTATTTTGGATGCTATGCTTTCTCAGGATCCTAACTCAAGGGTAGCTTGTGAAACTTTCGTTACTACAGGTTTAGTAGTGGTAGGAGGAGAAGTAACCACAAATGCTTATGTTGAGATTCCGGATGTAGTGCGAGAAACCATTCGTAAGATTGGTTACAACAAAGATAACTACATGTTTGAGTCAGATTCTTGTGGTGTAATGGTAACGCTACACAGCCAGTCACCAGACATTGCTCAGGGCGTAGATGAAGGCGATGCTAAAGAACAGGGAGCCGGAGACCAAGGCATGATGTTTGGCTATGCTACTAAAGAGACCCCTGAATACATGCCTATGGCATTGGCCTACTCGCACCGTCTGGTTCAGGAGTTGGCCCGTATCCGTAAAGAGCAGCCTGAGCTTATAAACTACCTGAGGCCAGATGCCAAGGCGCAGGTAACGATAGAGTACAGTGAAGACAAAACTCCAATAAGAGTACACACGGTTGTAGTATCTACTCAACACGATGAGTTCGTACTTCCTGAAAACGACAGTAAAGAAGCCAAGGCTGTAGCTCAGGAGAAAATGCTGGCTCGCATACGCAAAGACGTAATTGAGCATGTTGTTAGAAAGGTAATTCCTGAAGAGATGCTGCAGGATACAATCTACCATATCAACCCTACCGGTAATTTTGTAATTGGTGGTCCTCATGGAGATGCGGGGCTTACCGGGAGAAAGATTATTGTAGATACCTATGGGGGTAGAGGAGCACATGGTGGTGGAGCTTTTTCTGGAAAAGATTCTAGCAAAGTAGACCGTAGTGCAGCTTATGCCGCACGCCATATTGCCAAAAATCTTGTGGCTGCTGGTGTCTCTGATGAAGTACTCGTTCAGGTAGCTTATGCTATTGGAGTGGCAGAGCCAGTATCACTAAATGTGGATACCTACGGTAAGGCGAATGTAGATATGAGCGATGCTGAAATTGCTAAGTGTACTAAAGAAATATTTGACATGCGCCCTAAAGCTATTGTAGAACGCTTTGGCCTGAAAAACCCTATCTTTTCTAATACTGCTGCTTATGGTCATATGGGAAGAGAGTCTTACAAAGGGACTGTAGAAGTTCAGCATACCGAAGTTAAGGACAATGGAGACGTAAGAGAGACTTATGTAAAAAAAGAGAAGAAAGAAGTAGACTTCTTTGGATGGGAAAAACTGGACTATGTAGATAAAGTAAAATCTGCTTTTGGTCTATCTTAGAAGACAGATGTTATAAATATAAAAGGGATGTAGCATAGAGCTACATCCCTTTTTTTGTTTTGAGAATTCTCTTAATGAGAAGAGACTTTTTCTTTATGTTTTTGCAATTGTTTTTTTAGCGCATTTATTGCTTTATCAGTGGCAGCCTCAAATGAACTTTCCTGTTCTTTTACAAATAGCTGGTTGCGCGGAATATTTAGTTTGATCTCTACGATCTTATTATCTGTAGCTCCTCCGTTTTCCAGTTTTAGAAAGACTTCTCCATCAATAATCCTGTCATAAAAAGTCTCCAGCTTATTAGCTTTTTTTTGAATGAAGTCAATAAGCTTCTGATCTGCGTCGAAGTGGACGGAATGCGTTTGTAATTTCATAGATTTTAAATTTAAAAAATTAACTAAGCCTTAGGATGAGCCTGATCAAATACTGACTTTAGCTTCTCCATAGAATTGTGTGTATATACCTGGGTCGCAGCTAAAGAAGCATGCCCAAGTAAATCCTTAATCGCGTTGAGGTCTGCCCCATTATCCAGTAAATGGGTTGCAAAAGTATGCCTCATCACATGTGGGCTTCTCTTGTCAGCATGCGCATATTGGTCTAAATATTTGCGTACTGTACGATATACCATCATGGGATAGCATGGGTCACCACTGTTCGTTACTAACAGATAATGCTCAACAGCCTGATTATCTTTGAAATAAACGGACTTGGTCTCCCGATAGTTAGAGATTAGTTTTAATAAACTTTTATGGCAGGGAATTACACGCTCTTTCTGGCGCTTTCCTTCAACTTTTATAGTACCATCTGCATGAGATATATTGGCAGTTTGCAGGTTGATCATCTCAGAAAGACGAATACCTGTGCCATACAGTAGCTCCAGGATTAAACGATCACGAAAACCAGGGAAATCCCTACTGAAGGCATGCTCGTCCAGTAGGTTAAAGATTTCATCCTTTTGTACAAAATGGGGTAAAGGGTACGATGCTTTTAAAGCTTTAACCTTGTGCGTAGGGTTAAGCTTAATATGCTTTCGGTGTTGAAGGAATTTGTAGAAAGAACGAAGCGTACTGATCTTTCTGTTTATGGAGCGAGCCTTGTTGTTTTTTCCTGAAAGATCTACAATCCAGGCTCGTATGTCCAGATGAGTTGCATGCGTAATGGATGTCCCCGGAGCATGATGTTTCAGAAATGAATTAAACTGAAACAGATCATTGCTGTAGGAACTTATGGTATGTGAGCTCATTCGCTTCTCATAAGTGAGAAACTTAATGAAAGAATCGATCATAAAAGTCTATAGTGATTACCATTGATCACTATAATAAAAAAAGATTAAAAAATTAGGCAATAAAAGCCTATATATTTTCTTGAGATCTCATCTTTTGTCTGTAAGCAGCCTTAAGTCTTTCAGTTCTTCTCTGTACAGAAGGCTTCTCATAATGAGTTCTAGAACGTACTTCTTTAAGCGTACCAGTTTTCTCAAATTTCTTTTTGAAGCGTTTTAGCGCTTTTTCTATTGACTCGTTTTCTTTAACGTTTACTGTAATCATAAACTAAGATTTTTTTAATTCCGAATAAAGACCGCAAAAATACGGATTGATTTTGTTTGATCAAATGAAAGTTGGAAAAATTATGTAAGTCTCCGTAATGGCGGTATTTTTGTAACGCGAAGAGGTGAAAATCAGTTCTTCCGCTTTTTTAAATTTTTCAATAGTATTAATACAGGAATAAAATATTATAAAAGTAATATTGATTCTGTAGTATTTTTTCTTAATAGAATTTACTTTTGTTGCAATTGTTAAATCCACCTAAATATTTCGCAATATGAAAATAGCAGTAGTAGGTACTGGTTATGTCGGATTAGTGACAGGAACCTGTTTTGCTGAAACAGGTAATACTGTAACCTGTGTTGACATTGATGAAAAAAAAGTTGCCAAACTAAGAAATGGCGAAGTGCCTATCTATGAACCAGGCTTGGAAACACTTTTTGAGCGTAACGTAAAACAAGGTAGACTTCACTTCACTACTAACCTTAAAGAAGGTATAGAAGGAGCTAAAGTTATCTTTTTAGCCTTGCCCACCCCTCCCGGAGAAGATGGTTCCGCAGACCTTAAGTATGTGTTAAAAGTAGCAGACGACTTAGGAGAGTTGCTTGAAGAGTATGCTGTAGTGGTAGATAAGAGTACTGTACCAGTAGGAACAGCCGAAAAAGTACGCGCCAAGATTGCTGTAAAAGCCAAAGTAGATTTTGATGTAGTATCAAACCCTGAGTTTTTACGTGAAGGTGTGGCTGTTGAAGACTTTATGAAACCTGACCGTGTTGTAATCGGTACGCAATCCGAGAAGGCACAAGAAATTATGGAAAAGCTTTATGCTCCTCTGGTAAGACAGGGTAACCCTATCATATTTATGGATGAGGCCTCTGCTGAGCTAACAAAGTATGCTGCTAACTCTTTCCTGGCTACCAAAATTACATTTATGAACGAAATTGCTAACCTCTGCGAAAAACTTGGTGCAGATGTAGACATGGTTCGTAAAGGAATTGGTACTGATACCCGTATTGGAAAGCGCTTCCTGTTTGCCGGTATTGGTTATGGCGGAAGTTGTTTCCCGAAAGATGTTCAGGCTTTAGCTAAATCGTCTAGTGAAGCAAAATACGACTTCAAAATTTTGAATGCTGTAATGGACATTAATCAGTCTCAAAAGACCAGATTGATAGAAAAAGCTAAGCAACATTTTAACGGCGATCTTAAAGGAAAAACCTTTGCTATGTGGGGGCTTTCATTTAAGCCTTATACTGACGATATTCGTGAGGCTCCTGCGCTGTATAATATAGATGCGCTGCTGGCAGAGGGAGCAAAAATAAAGGCCTATGACCCTGAAGGGATGAAGAATGTAAGGGAAATAGTAGGTGATAAAATTGAGTTCTGTGTAGATGAGTATCATGCTGCTGAACAGGCTGATGCTATTTTTATCATGACAGAGTGGCCTATCTTTAGAACGCCTGATTTTGCTAAACTGAGCTCCATTGTAAATGGTAAGGTTATCTTTGACGGAAGAAACCTCTACGACCCTGTGGCAATGGCTGAACTTGAATATTCATATTATAGTATAGGAAGAAAAGATATTAATGGCTAAAAAAAGAATTCTCATCACTGGTGGAGCCGGCTTTCTCGGCTCCCATCTTTGCGATCGCTTTCTTAAGGAAGGATATTATGTAATCGCAATGGACAACCTAATTACTGGTAACCTCAAAAATATTGAACATCTGATGCATAGAGAGGACTTTGAGTTCTTTCATTGTGATGTCTCAAATTATGTTCATATTCCGGGTGAGCTGGATTATATTCTTCATTTTGCTTCACCTGCAAGCCCAATAGACTATTTAAAAATGCCTATTCAGACCCTGAAAGTGGGTTCTCTGGGAACACATAATTGTTTGGGGCTGGCAAGAGCAAAAGGAGCCAGAATACTGGTAGCTTCTACTTCAGAAGTTTACGGTGATCCTACTGTACACCCTCAGCAGGAAAGCTACTGGGGTAATGTAAACCCTATAGGCCCAAGAGGAGTCTATGATGAAGCTAAGCGTTTCCAGGAAGCTATTACTATGGCTTACCATACTTATCATAAACTGGAGACCAGAATCATCCGTATTTTTAATACCTATGGCCCTCGCATGCGCCTGAATGATGGTAGAGCACTTCCTGCCTTCTTGGGGCAGGCGCTTAGGGGTGAAGATCTTACTGTTTTTGGAGATGGCTCTCAAA
This window of the Porifericola rhodea genome carries:
- a CDS encoding SAM-dependent methyltransferase, encoding MSKKGQAGKVYLIPIIIANDTQDDCLPTSVKATANILDYFLVENVRTARRFLSALGVEKSISDLHFEELNKRTNAEDIKRLFGPVMEGKSVGVMSEAGCPGVADPGSMAVSYAHEHGIQVVPLVGPSSFLLALMASGFNGQSFAFHGYLPIDKTERAKAIKKLEKQAQEQAQTQIFMETPYRNNKLLDAVLSNCRPSTKLCIAKGITGAEEFIKTQSVSDWKRSKPDLHKVPTVFLMNA
- the metK gene encoding methionine adenosyltransferase gives rise to the protein MSYLFTSESVSEGHPDKVADQISDAILDAMLSQDPNSRVACETFVTTGLVVVGGEVTTNAYVEIPDVVRETIRKIGYNKDNYMFESDSCGVMVTLHSQSPDIAQGVDEGDAKEQGAGDQGMMFGYATKETPEYMPMALAYSHRLVQELARIRKEQPELINYLRPDAKAQVTIEYSEDKTPIRVHTVVVSTQHDEFVLPENDSKEAKAVAQEKMLARIRKDVIEHVVRKVIPEEMLQDTIYHINPTGNFVIGGPHGDAGLTGRKIIVDTYGGRGAHGGGAFSGKDSSKVDRSAAYAARHIAKNLVAAGVSDEVLVQVAYAIGVAEPVSLNVDTYGKANVDMSDAEIAKCTKEIFDMRPKAIVERFGLKNPIFSNTAAYGHMGRESYKGTVEVQHTEVKDNGDVRETYVKKEKKEVDFFGWEKLDYVDKVKSAFGLS
- the hpf gene encoding ribosome hibernation-promoting factor, HPF/YfiA family translates to MKLQTHSVHFDADQKLIDFIQKKANKLETFYDRIIDGEVFLKLENGGATDNKIVEIKLNIPRNQLFVKEQESSFEAATDKAINALKKQLQKHKEKVSSH
- a CDS encoding tyrosine-type recombinase/integrase, coding for MIDSFIKFLTYEKRMSSHTISSYSNDLFQFNSFLKHHAPGTSITHATHLDIRAWIVDLSGKNNKARSINRKISTLRSFYKFLQHRKHIKLNPTHKVKALKASYPLPHFVQKDEIFNLLDEHAFSRDFPGFRDRLILELLYGTGIRLSEMINLQTANISHADGTIKVEGKRQKERVIPCHKSLLKLISNYRETKSVYFKDNQAVEHYLLVTNSGDPCYPMMVYRTVRKYLDQYAHADKRSPHVMRHTFATHLLDNGADLNAIKDLLGHASLAATQVYTHNSMEKLKSVFDQAHPKA
- the rpsU gene encoding 30S ribosomal protein S21, with the protein product MITVNVKENESIEKALKRFKKKFEKTGTLKEVRSRTHYEKPSVQRRTERLKAAYRQKMRSQENI
- a CDS encoding UDP-glucose dehydrogenase family protein; the encoded protein is MKIAVVGTGYVGLVTGTCFAETGNTVTCVDIDEKKVAKLRNGEVPIYEPGLETLFERNVKQGRLHFTTNLKEGIEGAKVIFLALPTPPGEDGSADLKYVLKVADDLGELLEEYAVVVDKSTVPVGTAEKVRAKIAVKAKVDFDVVSNPEFLREGVAVEDFMKPDRVVIGTQSEKAQEIMEKLYAPLVRQGNPIIFMDEASAELTKYAANSFLATKITFMNEIANLCEKLGADVDMVRKGIGTDTRIGKRFLFAGIGYGGSCFPKDVQALAKSSSEAKYDFKILNAVMDINQSQKTRLIEKAKQHFNGDLKGKTFAMWGLSFKPYTDDIREAPALYNIDALLAEGAKIKAYDPEGMKNVREIVGDKIEFCVDEYHAAEQADAIFIMTEWPIFRTPDFAKLSSIVNGKVIFDGRNLYDPVAMAELEYSYYSIGRKDING
- a CDS encoding UDP-glucuronic acid decarboxylase family protein; the protein is MAKKRILITGGAGFLGSHLCDRFLKEGYYVIAMDNLITGNLKNIEHLMHREDFEFFHCDVSNYVHIPGELDYILHFASPASPIDYLKMPIQTLKVGSLGTHNCLGLARAKGARILVASTSEVYGDPTVHPQQESYWGNVNPIGPRGVYDEAKRFQEAITMAYHTYHKLETRIIRIFNTYGPRMRLNDGRALPAFLGQALRGEDLTVFGDGSQTRSFCYVDDLVEGIYRLLLSDYPYPVNIGNPDEISIKDFAEEIIKLTGTDQKIIYKPLPQDDPMQRQPDITKAKEILGWEPKVSRADGLKITYDFYKNREEDV